CCATTTTAAGAAACGCGGAATCAACGTTCACCTTGAGGTTTTTTTAGTAAAACTCGACAAGAACAGACTCTATTTTAAAGACGGTAAGACCATGCCCTATGATATGTGCTTACTGGTGCCACCCTATCGCGGAATCCCGGCAATGGAAAATTCTAGTCTAATCGATGAACGTGGGTTTGTTCCAGTGCACATGAAAAATATGCTTGCGAAGGAATCGGAGCACGGAAATATCTACGCGGTTGGAGACTGCGTTGGTAACCCCGGCCCAAAACAGGGACATTTGGCATTTATGCAGGCTACCGTCGCGGCAGAACATATTGCCTGGAGGGTTAATCAAAAAGGCCTCGTGAGAATGTACCTGCCTGAATTTCGCTGTGTTATGGACCAGGGAGGCGGCATAGGGCTATATACTTATTCGCAATACATGTCGGAAGGGGATGGGTTGAAAATTGAGCTTGGAGAAGAACCATATAAGTCGAAAATTCGATTCGAAGAGATTTTTATGGAGAAAAAGGGTGACATTGGAGAACTCCATCATCAAATGATGAAATAAGAACTTATTGAAAGAGGTATTGCCCCCCACTCTTTAGCCCACCTCCAAAGTCAAAAAAAGACCCTGATACTGCTCGAATTCTTTGACCTGCCCCCAATAATCGGTCCACCAGTTATGTTACACATTAAGCGTATATAATTCACTGAAAAATTGACTCAAT
The Candidatus Neomarinimicrobiota bacterium genome window above contains:
- a CDS encoding FAD-dependent oxidoreductase, whose protein sequence is HFKKRGINVHLEVFLVKLDKNRLYFKDGKTMPYDMCLLVPPYRGIPAMENSSLIDERGFVPVHMKNMLAKESEHGNIYAVGDCVGNPGPKQGHLAFMQATVAAEHIAWRVNQKGLVRMYLPEFRCVMDQGGGIGLYTYSQYMSEGDGLKIELGEEPYKSKIRFEEIFMEKKGDIGELHHQMMK